Part of the Desulfobacteraceae bacterium genome, CCCAGTACTGGGCGGAGGCCGGAAAATGAAACGGCCCCCCATGCCAACGGTCGTCGGACGGCTCGTTGAGGCCGGGCAGGGGCGGAATCATTTCGTGGTGCAGGCAAAGGGCGGTTTTGACCACCCCGGCGAGACCCGCGGCCGCTCCGCTGTGTCCGACGATCGGTTTCAGGCTGCCCACCGCGCAGGAGGCGGGGGGCGCCCCTTGAGCGGGCTGCGAAAAGACGGACTGCAGCGCGGCGCACTCCACGCGGTCCTCGGCCGGGTCGCCGCTGCCGTGGGCTTCCAGATAGCTGACAGCGGCGGCCGGGGTGCCGCCATCGCCCAGGGCACGCTCCAGGGAGAGGCGGTAGGCGGCGCTGCTGGCAAGGCCGGTGGCAATACTTCCCCCATCGGCGGCGCCGATACCGGCCACCGCCGCGTAGACCCGGTTCCCGTCGGCAACGGCCTGATCCAGGCGTTTGAGCACCAGCGCCACCGCCCCTTCGCCGGGCAGGGTGCCCTGGGCCCGGCGCTCGAAGGGCCGCACCCCGGCGCCGGTTCCCAGCGCCCGGATGCCGTGGCGTGCGGTCAGGTTGCGGACATCGGCGGTGATGTCCACGGCCCCCACCAGAACGGCGTCCAGCTCGCCCCGCTGCAGGGCGCGCACCCCGATTTCAAGGGCCCGCATGCCGGCCGCGGCTTCCGCCGATACGGTGAACGTCGGGCCCCCCAAGCGGTACTCGCGGGCGATCCGGCTGGCGACGATCCCCCCCAGGGCCCCCAGGGTGCGCACCGCGGTCAGCGGCGGGCCGCAGGCGTCGGCGAGCGCGGCCCGCCACTGGGCCAGGGCCCGGGGGTCGAGGCCGAGGCGGTAGCGGTCGTTCCACGCGGCGGCGGCCTGCAACAGGCGCCAGCGGAGGTGAAAGTCGGTGGCCGCGAAGTCGAACTCCACCCCGATCACGGCGCCCATGCGCGGCCGTTCCGGGCGGCCCTGGAAGCCGGCGGCCAGCATGGCGCCGGCGGCGGCCTTGAGCATCAGGAGCTGCTGGGGCAGGAGGTCGGCGATTTCGTTGGGGGCGATGTGGAACTCTCCGACCCCCACCGACAGGTCCGCCAGAAAAGCCCCCCGGGCGCCGGTCTCGCCGAGGAGGCCTGCGGCCGCGGTCTCAGCCCCCCGCCAGCGCTGGGACGGTCTGGGGCCGATGGCCGGGCTGCCGCTGAAAACGGCTTCCTGAAAGGCCTGCAAGCCTTCCAGAGGTCCCAAAAAGGTTTGCATGCCGATGATGGCCGCAGCCGGCCGCGCCGGGGCCTCCACCGAGGGGGCGCTGGGGGCGGGCGGGGGCACGGCCGGGTCGGGGTCGGTGAACTCCTCCAGCAGCAGGTGGGCGTTGATGCCGCCGAAGCCGAAAGCGCTCACCGCCGCCCGACGGGGCTTTCCGGCGGCGCGGGGCTCCCAGTCGGCGGGCTGCGTTTGAACCCGGAAGGGGCCGTCCAATAGCGGGCTTCCGGCCGGTGGGACGCTGAAGTGCAGCGAGGGCGGTAGGGTGCGGTGCTGCAGGGCCAAGAGGGTTTTGATGGCCCCGGCGGCCCCGGCCGCGGTGAGCAGATGGCCGATCATCGATTTGACCGAGCCGATGGCACACTGCTGCGGCTGCCAGGTCAGCCCATCCCAGAGAGACGCCAGGCTGCGAATCTCGGTGGCATCCCCCACGGGGGTGCCGGCGCCGTGGCACTCGATCAGGTCCACCGCATCCGGCGACCAGCCGGCGGTCGCGTAGGCCCCCTGCATGGCCCGCAGCTGGCCCTCGCTGGCAGGCGCCAGGAGGCTGCCGTCGATGTCGTTGGAAAGGCCGATGCCCCGGATCACGGCGTGAATCCGGTCGCCATGGGTCAGGGCGTCCGCCAGGCGCTTCAACACCAGGATGCCGGCGCCCTCTCCCACCACCAGACCGTCGGCGCTGCGGTCGAAGGGGGCGCAGCGGCCCGAGGGTGAAAGCGCCCGCAGCTGGCTGAAGCCCACCTGGGTGTAGAGACAGTCCGGGCGCGATACGCCCCCGGCCAGGATGGCGTCCGCGCGATGCGCCTGAAGGGCGTCGCAGGCCAGTTTGAGGGCGAAAAGCGACGAGGCGCAAGCCGCATCCAGGGTGTAGCTGCCGCCGCCGAGGTTGAGCGCCCGGGCCAGAAGGGCGGCCGGCAGGCCCGCCACCTGGCCGGCCAGGCAGGCATGGCGGTCGATGGCGGCCGGCGTCGACGGCTGTTTGAAAAGCCGGTTTTCCAAGGGACGGCCGAATAGCTCCCAGCTGATCTGGGAGGCGGCCTCGCTGGGAAGGACGATGGCGGCCAGAATGGTGCCGATGCGCTCCCGGTCGAGAGGCGCGTGGCGGCATTGGGCAAAGGCATCGCGGCCGGCGGTGAGCACCAGGTGGTAGAGGGGGTCAAGGGCCGCCAGCAGGTCGGTATCCAGGTCCAGGCCGGCGGGGTCCAGCGGCAGGGGGTCCACCAGACAGGCGCGGCCGGTAAGGGCCCGGTCCGGCTGGGGCTTCTGGCTGACCATGACCTCCGGGGGCGCGGCCCAGCGCCCCGGCGGGACCTCGCGGCAGGTGTCCGCCTTGCCGCGGACATTCCTCCAGAAGGTCTCCACGTCGGGCGCGCCGGGGAAAACGGCGGCGAACGCCACCACGGCGATTGGGGGGGGAGGTGTCATGGGGGGTACGAACTTCCTTATCTTTTTTCTGGGGCTTCGGACCAGCGCGGCGCGAATGGTATACCGAAGTCATCGGGGCTTGGCAAGGCTTGATGAACCACGGGTGCGCGCATCCCGCCGCCGCCGGCCCGGGTGCTGGTAAGGCGAAAAATCGCCTTCAGGGAGCCTGCGCGGTCTTGACACCTGGGTGGAATTGCCCTAAATTCGGCCCGTTGATGTGGGGCGGCGCGCCGCCCCGCAGCCATTTGGCCCCGCGGTTAAATATCCGGCGGGTGCTTTCCAAACGCAGGAGAAACCACCATGCGTATCGCCTTTCCCAGCCAGGAGGACCGCGGGTTCGACAGCCCGGTTTACGGCCACTTCGGCTCCGCCCATTACTTTATCGTCGTTGAGAGCGACAGCGGCAGCTGCGAAACCATCGTCAACCCCGACCGCGACCATCTCCATGGCCACTGCCAGCCGCTCAGCGCCTTCACGGGCACCCCGCTGGATGCCGTCGTGGTGGGCGGGATCGGCGGCGGCGCCCTGCGCCAACTGAACGCCGCCGGTGTTCAGGCCTACCGTGCGGTTGAGGGCACGGTGGCCGAAAACCTGGCCTTGATCCGGGCCGAACGCCTGCCGACCTTCACCCCGGCGCACACCTGCGCCGGGCACAGCCGGGACGGTGCCTGCAGCCACTGAACCCGGCGGCAGCCTGCGGCGGTCGATAACCGATCCGTTGTCAACATTTCAAGGAAGATGAAGCAGTAAAAAGTCAAAAACCAGACGGTTTCGAAAAAAGTTCAATTTAGGGTGCGCAAATCTCAGCGGCGTGAAGCGTACTCAGTTACGCCGCAGCGACTTCGAGATGCAGCGCAACGCAGAAAGTGGACTTTTTGCGGAACCGTCAAGGAAGCGAGCCATGAGCAACAACCCGACCATTCAACCGGCAGCTTTCGATGCCATGCACGACATGCTGGCCACCGCGGGTTATTCCGACCGGGCCATCGCCTATTACCTGGAGAAGCCCAACATGGGCAAACTGGCGAATGCCGACCAGGTCAGTGAAGTCACCGGGGAGTGCGGCGACACCATGCGGGTGTACCTCAGAATCGCCGACGGGGTGATTCAGGATGCCAAGTTCGAGGTCATGGGCTGTCCCGGTGCCGTGGCCTCGGCGATGGCGGTGGCCGACATGGTCAAAGGCGCCAGCCTGGCGAAGGCCCGGTCGATTCGCGATGCGGATATCTTTCGCTGCCTGGTGGGAATTCCAGATCAGAAACAGGACTGTATCCGGCTGGCGGCCAAGACCCTGCAACGGGCCCTGGAGGACTACCAGCCCGGAAATGGTCAGAAAGCGTGAGGGGGTAACCGATGCCGCTTTTCGACTACCTTTGTCCCGACTGCGGTCAAACTTCCGAAATCCTGACCGGCGCTGGCGCCGAGGCGCCGGTCTGCCCGGCGTGCGGCGGCAACCGGCTTAAAAAGCTGCTGTCCGCGCACTCCTCTTTTTCCGGCGCCTCGCGGCACGCCCTGCCTGGTTCGGGGGACACCGCCTGCTGCGGTTCCACACCGGGCCACGCAGGCTGTGCCGGCCCCGGGAGCTGCTGCGGCCACAAGGCCCGCTAGTGGGGCAGGGCCCGTCGGCCGAACTGAGCGCCTATCAGCGCGAACAGCTCGAAGCCCTGGTTGTGGTGCGCCGCCACCTGGCGCAGCTGGGGCCGGCCGGGCAAAACCGTCTGCGCCGCCAGGCGGCCCCCTACCTGTTGCTGCGGGCCGAGATGGCCGCCTTTCTGAACGCCAATTTCAGCGAGACCTGCACCGCCGCCTGCTTCAAAAACCGGGTGAGCGCCTGCTGCAGCCGCGACGGCATCATCACCTTCTTTGCCGACGTGGTCCTCAACGTCCTGGTTTCCGGGGAGGCGCAGCTGGAACACTTGCAGACCCTCTTGATGCGGCCCCACCTGGGCGCCAAGTGCGTCTATCTGGGCCCGCAGGGGTGCTGCTGGCGCCTGAAACCCATCGTCTGCGAGCGTTTTCTCTGCGACACCGCCCAGCGCCGGGTGTTCGGCTGTCAGCCGGCTCTGGCAGATGCCTGGGAGGCACTCAAAAAAAGGGCCAGCACCTTCACCTGGCCCGACCGCCCGATCCTCTTTGACCGGCTGGAGCAAGAATTCATTGACGCCGGCCTTTCCTCCTCCCTGATGTACCTCCACCAGAGCCCCGGCCTGCTGCGGGTCAAGCGTCGCGCCCGGCAGGCCACCGCCGACAGCACCGAATTCTGAAAAGCGCCGGGGACACCGGCTGCGACTCTTTCAGGAGGCCTCTGCAGGCAGGCTGCGCAGCCGCTCCAGGGCCTTGTCGTATTCGTAGGCCGCGATACTCGCCGCCAGCTCGGCGGCCAGCTCGGCCGGCAGATAGGCGCGCGCGGCGGCGAAGCGCGGCGGGATGGTTTCGGGGTCCGCCAGTTGGAGCGCCTCGGCCAGCCCGTCCAATTTCGCCTGCCGTTCGGCCGGGTCGGCCGCCGGGCCTTCGCCGCCGGCCGCCGCCGGCGCCGGTGAGATGGTGGCGATTCCGGCCAACACCTCGGCCAGGTGCGTACCCACGGTGTCCGTGAGGGCCGAAAGGGTCACCGGGTCCGGCGTCTGGCCGGCCGCCAGGGTTTTCTCCAACTCGCGTGCGGCTGTGGAGAGCCGGGTTGCACCGATATTGGCGGCGCTGCCCTTGATGCTGTGGGCCAGTTGGCGCAGGGCGTCGTGGTCGCCGCCCGCCCGCAGGTCCTCCAGGGCGGCGGCCGTTGCGGCATTGTGCTCGGCAAAGCCGATCAGGATCCGGCGGAAGGTGGCCGGGTCGATGCTGAGGGTCTCCAGGGTCTTGCGGACCTCGATCCCCGGCAGGCTGTCGGGCAGCGGGCCGGCTGAGGGCGGGGGCGCGGCGGCGCTCGCATCCGGCGCCGGGACGGGTTTCGGCAGCGGGCAGGCGAGCTGTGTGGCGGGCCGTTTGATGGTGCGCCAGAGGGTGTGAAAGAGGCGGTCCTGATTGATGGGTTTGGAGACGTAGCCGTCCATCCCGGCTGCCAGACATTTTTCCTCGTCGCCTTTCATGGCGTGGGCGGTCATGGCGATGATCGGGATCTGCCCCACGGCGGGGATCGCGCGGATCGCGCGGGTGGCTTCGAAGCCGTCCATTTCGGGCATCTGGATGTCCATCAGAACGGCCTCGAAAGCGCCGGCCTGAACCGCATCGACCGCTTCGCGGCCGTTGGCGGCGGTTTCCACCTGGATGCCGGCGGATTCCAGAACCGCGGTTGCGATCTCGCGGTTGGTGGGGTTGTCCTCGGCCAGAAGGACCCGAAAGCCCCGCAGGCGCTCTTTGTA contains:
- a CDS encoding zinc ribbon domain-containing protein translates to MPLFDYLCPDCGQTSEILTGAGAEAPVCPACGGNRLKKLLSAHSSFSGASRHALPGSGDTACCGSTPGHAGCAGPGSCCGHKAR
- a CDS encoding iron-sulfur cluster assembly scaffold protein — encoded protein: MSNNPTIQPAAFDAMHDMLATAGYSDRAIAYYLEKPNMGKLANADQVSEVTGECGDTMRVYLRIADGVIQDAKFEVMGCPGAVASAMAVADMVKGASLAKARSIRDADIFRCLVGIPDQKQDCIRLAAKTLQRALEDYQPGNGQKA
- a CDS encoding diguanylate cyclase; this translates as MRIAFPSQEDRGFDSPVYGHFGSAHYFIVVESDSGSCETIVNPDRDHLHGHCQPLSAFTGTPLDAVVVGGIGGGALRQLNAAGVQAYRAVEGTVAENLALIRAERLPTFTPAHTCAGHSRDGACSH